One stretch of Tenrec ecaudatus isolate mTenEca1 chromosome 18, mTenEca1.hap1, whole genome shotgun sequence DNA includes these proteins:
- the LOC142431590 gene encoding very-long-chain 3-oxoacyl-CoA reductase-like, which translates to MWELLSVLGALTAAGVLLRAAWGVARVVYIYLLPWTGPSDAWIRAQGAWAVVTGATDGIGRAYAHEFAKRGLNIVLVSRNMNKLEKEAKEIERLHGTDTRVIQADFTGGLEIYGAIEEGLKGLEIGVLVNNVGRKYSPHLVKLLDCENPAQRISDTVNCNVMSLVQMTRIVLPQMVSRHRGIIINVSSMAENYSWPCFGVYSGTKSFMQRFSASVGAEYHSEGVTVQTVSPSVVSTKMTCYPPTGWLVKSPQDWTEQAVHTIGLSSHTSGCLSHAVQVAKKGLIVLISGNMNKLEKEFERLHGTDTRVIQADFTGSLEIYGAIEEGLKGLEIGVLVNNVGMNYSPHLVKLLDCENPAQRLSDTVNCNMMSVVQVKHSQDGCA; encoded by the exons ATGTGGGAGCTACTCAGCGTGCTGGGCGCCCTCACGGCTGCAGGAGTTCTGCTGAGGGCAGCGTGGGGGGTTGCCCGCGTGGTGTACATCTACCTGCTGCCCTGGACTGGTCCAAGCGATGCTTGGATCCGGGCGCAGGGAGCCTGGGCAG TGGTGACTGGAGCCACGGATGGCATAGGCCGGGCCTATGCGCATGAG TTTGCCAAGAGAGGTCTGAACATCGTCCTCGTCAGCAGAAACATGAACAAGCTGGAGAAGGAGGCAAAGGAGATTG AGCGGCTCCATGGTACCGACACGCGTGTCATCCAGGCTGACTTCACCGGGGGCTTGGAGATCTATGGGGCCATTGAGGAAGGACTGAAGGGCCTGGAGATTGGAGTGCTGG TGAACAACGTGGGCAGGAAGTACTCTCCGCACTTGGTGAAACTGCTGGACTGTGAGAACCCAGCCCAG AGGATCTCGGATACTGTGAACTGCAACGTGATGTCGTTGGTCCAG ATGACCAGAATCGTCCTGCCCCAGATGGTCTCCAG GCACAGAGGGATCATCATCAATGTCTCCTCTATGGCTGAAAACTACTCCTGGCCATGCTTTGGCGTCTACTCAGGCACAAAG TCCTTTATGCAAAGATTCTCTGCTTCTGTGGGTGCTGAGTACCACTCTGAAGGTGTCACCGTGCAG ACGGTGAGCCCAAGTGTGGTCTCCACTAAGATGACCTGTTACCCCCCAACCGGGTGGCTGGTGAAGAGTCCCCAAGACTGGACTGAGCAGGCGGTGCACACCATCGGCCTCTCCTCCCACACCTCTGGGTGCCTCAGCCATGCAGTGCAG GTTGCCAAGAAAGGTCTCATCGTCCTCATCAGTGGAAACATGAACAAGCTGGAGAAGGAGTTTG AGCGGCTTCATGGCACCGACACACGTGTCATCCAGGCTGACTTCACCGGGAGCTTGGAGATCTACGGGGCCATTGAGGAAGGGCTGAAGGGCCTGGAGATTGGAGTACTGG TGAACAACGTGGGCATGAATTACTCTCCGCACTTGGTGAAACTGCTGGACTGTGAGAATCCAGCCCAA AGGCTCTCAGATACTGTGAACTGCAACATGATGTCGGTGGTACAGGTGAAGCACAGCCAGGATGGTTGTGCCTGA